CTGGCGGGGAGGATTGGTTGTCGCGACTACTATTCCATTGTCATTGTTATTTGCATTTATCTTGATGAATGTCTTTGGCGTATGGGCTAACCTGATGAGCTTGGGAGCTATAGACTTTGGGATTATAGTCGATGGAGCGGTGATCATTGTGGAGTCAGCTGTATTTTACATGACAGGATTCTTGCATCGAAATAAGGAAATGAATGCTGAAGATAGAGATCGCCTGACGATAGAAGCCTCTTCTAAGATGATGAATGCGGCTTTCTTTGGTCAATTGATTATTCTGATCGTATTCTTGCCAATATTGACGTTGACAGGAATCGAGGGCAAGATGTTTCGGCCAATGGCATTGACTTTTAGTTTTGCAATGATCGGAGCGATGATATTGTGCCTGACTTATGTGCCAATGATCACAGCGCTTTTTGTAAATGTGCAACCAAAGGAAAAGCAGAAAAAAAGCATAGGTGATAAAATCATGGGTTTATTTCATAGAGTCTATGAACCGTCTTTGACTTGGGCTTTGGATCATGGAAAAATAGTCGTTGGAGCTTCTTTAGGGTTGCTTGTCGCTGGTGGTTTTTTCTTTACCAGATTGGGAGGAGAATTTATCCCTAAGATTGATGAAGGGGATATAGCTATGCAAGCTTTGTTGAAGCCCGGAAGTGCATTGTCGGAAACGACCAAGGCTAGTGAAAAGATTGAGGATATTTTATTGAAAGAATTTCCTGATGAAATAAAAAGTGTCATGGCTAGAATTGGTGTTTCTGAGATTCCTACAGATCCTATGCCGATGGATATAGCCGATATGTTTATTATTCTTAACTCTAAAGATGAATGGACAAAAGCCAAGACAAAAAATGAGTTGATTGATCAGATGAAAGTAAAGCTTGGCGTGCTACCGGGAATTAACTTTCAGTTTTCTCAACCGATGGAATTGCGATTCAACGAGTTGATGACTGGGGTTCGTCAAGATTTGGCTATTATGATTTTTGGAGAAGATCTTGGAGTTCTGTCTCACAAGGCTGAAGAAGTCGGAAAGCTTATCGCTGGTGTTCCAGGAGTTGGTGATGTGCAGGTGGAAGCTACAGAAGGTTTGCCTCAGATGACTGTAAAGTACAACAGAATGAAGTTGGCTAGATATGGGTTAAATATTGCGGATATCAATCGAGTGATAAGCGCAGGATATGGAGGAGAGAAAGCCGGTGTTATTTTCGAAGGTGAGAAGAAGTTTGATATGGTAGTCAGATTCAAGGAAAATGCTAAGAAGGATATTGAGTCACTTCGCAATCTTTTTGTCAGCTTGCCAAACGGAAAGCAGATTCCTCTCAAAGAAGTCGCTCAGATAGATTACATTCCAGCTCCTATGCAGATCTCAAGAGATAATACAAAGCGAAAAATTGCTGTTGGAGTAAATGTGCGTGGCAGAGATGTAGAAACATTGGTGGCTGAGATTGAAAGCATATTGGATGAGCAATTGAATTTGCCACCGGGCTATTCGATTAAGTATGGAGGTTCTTTCGAGAATTTGAAAAAAGCGAAAGATCGTTTGTCAATCGTTGTTCCGATAGCTTTAGGTTTGATATTCGTATTGCTTTATTTTGCTTTGAAATCAGCTGTCCAGTCACTTGTGATTTATATTGCTATTCCGCTGGCGGCTATTGGTGGGATTTTTTCACTGCTTGTTCGGGATATGCCTTTTAGTATTTCAGCAGGAGTTGGGTTTATCGTCCTTTTTGGAGTGGCGGTATTGAATGGTTTGGTTTTGATCACTAGCCTCAATGAACTAAAAGAAGCAGGAGTTGAAAATTTGCGTGAGCGAATCAAAAAAGCAACGCACAGCAGACTGCGACCGATTGTCTTGACAGCATCAACGGATATTTTGGGATTTTTGCCTATGGCAATAGCCTCAGGTGCCGGAGCAGAGGTTCAAAAACCTCTGGCTACAGTAGTGATTGGAGGCTTGTTCACAGCGACTTTATTGACACTTTATGTTTTGCCGATATTGTATCAATGGCTTGAAAGTCGCAAAGGAAATCATTCGGGTATAAAAAAGCCTGCAATAGCATGTTTAATGATTCTAGGAGCTTCGCAGTTATTGAACCCTTACGATGTTCAAGCTCAAAATGAACCTCAAGCATATACTTTGGAAGAGGCATTGGAAGTCGCTAAGGAAAATTTTCCAGCGATGAAAAAAGCTTTATTGGTAGTAGAACAAAGCGAGGCGATGAGAAAGACAGCTTTTGACCTTGGACAAACTGATATATTTACTGGAAGAGAAGAGGTGGGTGACGAGCCGGTAACAACTAAAGTTGGTTTTGGTCAGACGATTGATTTTCCGACGAGTTTTACAGCAAAAAGTAGATTGCTAAAAAGTCAGGTAAAGCTTCAGGAAGATGTATTGGAAATGACTGAAAATGATTTGGTGAGAAATGTCAAGACTTCTTATTATAGTGTGCTTTATGCTCAAAGCAGGTTTTATTTGATAAATAAAGTCAATGAGATCTATAAGGACTTTGAAAGAGTTGCTAGGATCAGATTTGAAACTGAAGAGACGACAAAGCTGGAATATATTTCCGCAAGCAATAAATATCAGCAGGTTAAAGTGGCTAAAGTACAGGCTGAAGTAGATGTGAATATTGCAAAACAACAGTTGGCGCTTTGGTTAAATACTACTGATGAAATTGAAGTGACAGGAGAGTTGGAACAGAACTTAGCTTCATTGCCTGAGAATCTCGCATTGACTGAAGTTATTAATAATCCGACGCTTAAAATGTTGGATCAACAAGTGCAAATCAATGATGCGCAACGAAAAGTAGAGTCTAATGAAATGGCCCCTAAGATCAATTTGCAATATGCTTTGCAGGAGACTCCTAACAGTAGCAATGTTTATAGCTATCAAGTTGGTGTGTCGGTGCCTTTGTGGTTCAAGCCTCAGTTGGGAAGAATTCAGTCAGCGAAGATTCAGAAAGATATAAGCCAAAGAGCGTATGAAGAACAGAAAATCAGGTTGGAAAGCCAATTTGTTCAGTTGCTTCAGGAATTTGATAAGGTTGAGAGATCTTTGGAATATTATCAAAGTACAGCATTGAATCTAGCGGAAGAACAGATTGACGCTTCTGCGAAGAGTTATAAAGAAGGTGAAATTGATTATGTCGCTTACATTCAAAATGTGGAAGAAGCGTTGAGAATCAAACAGGATTATTTGTCATTTCTTAATCAAAGCAATCAGCTGATCGCGCAAATCAATTATCAATTAGGGAACAGGTAGGTGCGCAATATTTTGTGTACCAACTGTGCACCAACAAAAGGAAAACAATGAAAACAATAATAGCAACATCATTGGCAATATTAGCGCTAAGTTTCAGTGCCTGCCAATCAAATAATAAAGGAAATTCTTCTGAAGATGATCATGAGCACCATCACGAAGAAGGTGATGCGACAACGGTTACGCTGAATGAAGTGCAGATGAAGTCTGTTGATATGCAGTTGGGTAAAATCGAAGACCGTAATATTTTCAGTACTTTGAAAGTGACTGGAGAGCTCGAATTGCCACCACAAAACAAAGCTTCTGTTTCTCCATATTTGGAAGGAATTGTCGATAGAGTATTTGTAATGGAGGGTGAAAAAGTTCGAAAAGGACAAGTGTTAGCTTATCTATCACAGCCCGAGTATATTCATCTGCAAGATCAGTATTTATCCAAATACAATGAATTGAAATACCTCAAAAAAGAGTATGAGCGCAAGAAGCGACTTTATGAAGAAAAAATTACTTCAGGAAAGGATTTTCAAAGCGTGGAGGCTAATTACAATTCCGCGATGGCAAAAGTGCAGGCATTGAAAGAAAAGCTATTGCTGATGAATTTCTCTCCAGAGCAAGTGAAGAAAGGGAAGATTTCTCAAGTAGCCAAAATTATATCCCCTATTGACGGTTTTATCACGCAGGTAAATACGAATGTTGGGAAGAATGCTTCTCCGCAAACGCCAATGTTTTTGATTGTCAATAATAAAGGCTTATATCTGGATTTGACTGTTTATGAAAATGATCTTAATGATGTGGAAGTCGGTCAGAAATTGAAATTTACAGTTGCAAATCAAAAAGATGTGATGGAGGCTGAGGTTTTCGCGATCAACCAATCATTTGAAAAAGATACCAAGGCTGTAAAAGTTCTTGCGAATATAATAGGCGAGAAGAAAGGAAACCTATTGGCAGGCATGTACGTCAATGCTACGATTGATTTGGGGGAAGAGAAAGTGCCGACTTTGCCGAGTGAGGCTGTGATCACGGAAGGTGATGGATCTTATATTTTTATTGTAAAGGCTGAAAAGCATGAAGTTCACGAAGAAAATGCCGAAAGCCATAGTCATAAGGAACATAATCACGAAGGTCATGACCATTCAAAGGAGCTCGCTCCACAGAATATCATTCATGGGGATCATGATCACAGCCATGAGGCAAATCTAGACCATTCATTGACATTTGAAAAAGTCAAAGTAATCAAAGGAAGAGAAGCAGATGGCTTTATAGAAGTCACCTTGCTTCAAAAATTGCCAAAAAATACTGAAGTAGCCATCAACGGAGCTTATTACCTTATTTCTGAAATGGGCAAATCCGAGACAGCGCATACGCATTAGGATTAAATTATTAGCCAGATTTTAATATCTGGCTAAAACCAATTTTATCGAAGTCTATAAATGACAGGAAATGTTAATTCATGTTTAATTCCTTGCCCTCTTAATTTATAGGGTGTTACGCGATCAATTAAACTTAATACTCTTAATGTTTCCTCATTTAGGTAAGGATTTAAGTTGTTAATGATAATAATATCATTTACGTTTCCTTCTTTTGAAATTATCATTTTAATGTAAACACTGCCTTGTATTGCTCTTCTTCTTGCTTTGCCTGGGTATTTTAAATTATTACTTATAAATTCATATAATCCTTTTATTCCTTTATCACCTATAGAGACTTCTTCTGTAATTTGTTCATAAGAATATTTATTTCTCTGATCATCAAAGCTTACTCCTCTGACAAGTTCACCATTTTCATACTTCTCTTCATAGCTCAATAATTTGCTGTCAATATCATAGCCCTTCCACTTGCCATGCTTGCGCATATCTTTTACCATTCCAGAGTCGATGAGCACATTATTTTCATAATTCAGCATTGTGCCATTTCCTTCAGAGATTAATTGCTTGCCGAGACTGTCATAAAATGAGACAACCTTTTGATTGTATTGGGTTCTGGATAAGGAATCATCATAAAGCACTTCTTTTTGCAGTTGCTTGTTGGAGTACCAATGACTTTCTATTCCTTCTTTTATATCTTCTTTATAAAGTACTTTCGTTTTTTGATTCCCATTTTTATGGTATGTGATAAAGTACCCATCTTGATACTCGTAAGTGTCAAACTTTCCTTTTTTCTCTTCAAATCTGTGCAATTTACGGCCTTGCTGGTAAAGCTCGCCGCTCATATGATAGATTTTGAATGTAGTATAATCATTCACCTTATCAGATTCAATTCGATAATATTTTGCTTCTGTTGAATCGGTAGTGTTAAGATGTTCATCGAGCAGTGTTCTTTTTTGGGCTAATAGAGATTCGCTTGTCCAAAGAGCAAATATGAGGAATAATATTTTTTTCATGTAAGTAGGTTGTGGGTCTGTTGAATTTAAATATTTATGAATTTTAATCTTTTAATTTGAATTTATGGCTTATTATTTATTTTTTAAGCAAATTAATTACTTTTTTAACTGAAAAAATTAAAATTATTGAGAGGGGCTAGTTTAACATTCCATGTTTTGAGGTGTTGAGGAATTATTCAAATCGACGAAATATGGAAATGAAAAGGAATGTTGACTTAGGTTTATTGATATTAAGAGTATCCTTGAGTTTTATTTTAATGTTTCATGGAGTTGCAAAACTACGAGATGGAGTGAGTTTTATCACTAATTTGTTGAGCGAAAAGGGCTTGCCCGAGTTTATAGCCTATGGATCGTATTTTGGGGAATTGATAGCTCCATTCTTGGTGTTATTGGGATATCGCACAAAGCTATTTGCAGGCTTTATAGCTGGAAATATGTTTGTTGTTATTTATTTGGCGCATATGAATGAACTTTTTACGCTTAATCAATACGGCGGGTGGGCTGTGGAGCTTCCGGCTTTGTTTTTTTTCGGAGCCTTATCGTTGATGTTTACTGGTGGAGGGAAGTTCGCAGTGTCTTCAAAATCAATATTAGATTAGTGAATTCTAATTTATTTTATTAATTGCCCAATAATCAATGACTGGTTTCAGTATATTTGTTTTATTATACTTATGATAAAACACAATAATTAAATGAAACTACACAAGCTTTTGCTGGGGCTACTGTTAGCACCGATGTTTTTTGGGTGTTCTGCTTTGTTTGATCCTTCTTCTGGTGGGGATACTGTTGAGAAGAATCCTTATAGATTGAAAACGACGAATGTTTTTATGTCAACAGGAATTCAAACATCAAAAATCGAATATTTTTATCAGGACGAAAGAGTTACGCATTCTATTTACTCAGTGCCATCAGTAGATAATTCGTGGTTTGAGACAAGAAAAGACGTCTATGAATATGATGGCAATAAAGTAACGAAATTCGAGTTTTTTAAAGCTGAATCAGGTGACTGGGAAGAAAGCAATGCTTACACGTATTTCGAATTTGAAGATGGAAGATTAGTCAAACTTACATATGATATTTTTAATGGCACTGATGTGCAGGAGTATGCATATGATGGCAATGCGTTGGCTTCCATGGAGTTTAGAAAGTTCACAGGAGCCAATAAGGATCAGGAAGTAATGTATAATAAGCATGAAAATGTCTATCAGGGTGGCAACTTGATAGAGTCTATAGTCTACTATAAGGATAAGCTATCAATACTTGAATTGAGTCCTTACACCAAAGACAGTTTTATCTATAATTCTGATAATTTGACTAAATATGTGAACTATCAATATGATATGAATACATCGGAATGGAAAGAGCGAAACATAACTGAATACACTTATACAGGTGGCTTAATGGACTCATATGTGAAGTCATATTGGAGCGATGCTGAAAATAAATGGTTGGTTACCTTTCAGGCTGATTATGAGTATAATGAAAATAATTTCGTTGTGAGAATGGAAAATGTTTACACAGAATCTCCTTCTGTGAATAATAGAATACATACTTATGAGTATGAAGAAGAGAAAGGAAATTTGAAGTCATTTGAAGATCCTCAAAGAATTGGCATATATCAAACTTCTGTGCTTTAATTTCAATTGTTGAAATGCTCAAAGCCGTCTCTTTGAAGTGACGGCTTTGAGTTAATGACTAATCTATTTTATATAATTGAGGAAGTTTATAGCTTCCTTCATATACTTCTTTTTCAGGTTCATATAGTCTAAATTGCAACATGAAATCCTCGTTAGGAGCCGGCAACCAATTAGCCTTCATTTTTTTATCTTTAGGTTGCTTGTGAGAAATATAGATGGTTAAGCTGCCGTCATCATTTTTGATTAACTTTTCCGTTGTTGAACCGATTTTGTATCTGTCAATTTTATTTTCGACCATGAATCTGTCTTTAGCATCATACATGGTAATCGACCAAAAACCTCCATCTTGTTCTCTCACAGGGATATCAGCAGGAAGCGTGATTTGGTATGAGTTGTTCCCGTTTAATTGAACACCCTTGTTGTCAACATATCTTTTGGGATACATGGCTCTTTCAGGAGAATTAAGTCCTATAGAATT
The Aureibacter tunicatorum DNA segment above includes these coding regions:
- a CDS encoding energy transducer TonB encodes the protein MKKILFLIFALWTSESLLAQKRTLLDEHLNTTDSTEAKYYRIESDKVNDYTTFKIYHMSGELYQQGRKLHRFEEKKGKFDTYEYQDGYFITYHKNGNQKTKVLYKEDIKEGIESHWYSNKQLQKEVLYDDSLSRTQYNQKVVSFYDSLGKQLISEGNGTMLNYENNVLIDSGMVKDMRKHGKWKGYDIDSKLLSYEEKYENGELVRGVSFDDQRNKYSYEQITEEVSIGDKGIKGLYEFISNNLKYPGKARRRAIQGSVYIKMIISKEGNVNDIIIINNLNPYLNEETLRVLSLIDRVTPYKLRGQGIKHELTFPVIYRLR
- a CDS encoding DoxX family protein, encoding MEMKRNVDLGLLILRVSLSFILMFHGVAKLRDGVSFITNLLSEKGLPEFIAYGSYFGELIAPFLVLLGYRTKLFAGFIAGNMFVVIYLAHMNELFTLNQYGGWAVELPALFFFGALSLMFTGGGKFAVSSKSILD
- a CDS encoding efflux RND transporter periplasmic adaptor subunit translates to MKTIIATSLAILALSFSACQSNNKGNSSEDDHEHHHEEGDATTVTLNEVQMKSVDMQLGKIEDRNIFSTLKVTGELELPPQNKASVSPYLEGIVDRVFVMEGEKVRKGQVLAYLSQPEYIHLQDQYLSKYNELKYLKKEYERKKRLYEEKITSGKDFQSVEANYNSAMAKVQALKEKLLLMNFSPEQVKKGKISQVAKIISPIDGFITQVNTNVGKNASPQTPMFLIVNNKGLYLDLTVYENDLNDVEVGQKLKFTVANQKDVMEAEVFAINQSFEKDTKAVKVLANIIGEKKGNLLAGMYVNATIDLGEEKVPTLPSEAVITEGDGSYIFIVKAEKHEVHEENAESHSHKEHNHEGHDHSKELAPQNIIHGDHDHSHEANLDHSLTFEKVKVIKGREADGFIEVTLLQKLPKNTEVAINGAYYLISEMGKSETAHTH
- a CDS encoding CusA/CzcA family heavy metal efflux RND transporter, yielding MIETIIKFSIKNKFIIGLLMVAWIVAGIWSMREVPIDATPDITNNQVQVITLSSNLGTTDIEQFVTYPVELAMGNLPGVEEIRSISRFGLSVVTIVFEEDMGTYLPRQLVSEKLGEVKEEIPEGFGTPEMGPITTGLGEIYQYTLEVDPKYKNKYDETELRTIQDWIVKRQMSMLPGVVEVNTFGGKEKQYEVAVDPYKLQSMGITITEIADALMANNENVGGAYIEKERKANFIRGEGLMLTKDDIANTVVKNENGRPVLVKDVGTVKFGSGVRYGSFTANGDEAVGGMVLMLKGANSDKVIKRVKERIAEIQKSLPEGVTIKPFLDRSQLIAKTTSTVKTNLIEGGLIVIFILVILLGNWRGGLVVATTIPLSLLFAFILMNVFGVWANLMSLGAIDFGIIVDGAVIIVESAVFYMTGFLHRNKEMNAEDRDRLTIEASSKMMNAAFFGQLIILIVFLPILTLTGIEGKMFRPMALTFSFAMIGAMILCLTYVPMITALFVNVQPKEKQKKSIGDKIMGLFHRVYEPSLTWALDHGKIVVGASLGLLVAGGFFFTRLGGEFIPKIDEGDIAMQALLKPGSALSETTKASEKIEDILLKEFPDEIKSVMARIGVSEIPTDPMPMDIADMFIILNSKDEWTKAKTKNELIDQMKVKLGVLPGINFQFSQPMELRFNELMTGVRQDLAIMIFGEDLGVLSHKAEEVGKLIAGVPGVGDVQVEATEGLPQMTVKYNRMKLARYGLNIADINRVISAGYGGEKAGVIFEGEKKFDMVVRFKENAKKDIESLRNLFVSLPNGKQIPLKEVAQIDYIPAPMQISRDNTKRKIAVGVNVRGRDVETLVAEIESILDEQLNLPPGYSIKYGGSFENLKKAKDRLSIVVPIALGLIFVLLYFALKSAVQSLVIYIAIPLAAIGGIFSLLVRDMPFSISAGVGFIVLFGVAVLNGLVLITSLNELKEAGVENLRERIKKATHSRLRPIVLTASTDILGFLPMAIASGAGAEVQKPLATVVIGGLFTATLLTLYVLPILYQWLESRKGNHSGIKKPAIACLMILGASQLLNPYDVQAQNEPQAYTLEEALEVAKENFPAMKKALLVVEQSEAMRKTAFDLGQTDIFTGREEVGDEPVTTKVGFGQTIDFPTSFTAKSRLLKSQVKLQEDVLEMTENDLVRNVKTSYYSVLYAQSRFYLINKVNEIYKDFERVARIRFETEETTKLEYISASNKYQQVKVAKVQAEVDVNIAKQQLALWLNTTDEIEVTGELEQNLASLPENLALTEVINNPTLKMLDQQVQINDAQRKVESNEMAPKINLQYALQETPNSSNVYSYQVGVSVPLWFKPQLGRIQSAKIQKDISQRAYEEQKIRLESQFVQLLQEFDKVERSLEYYQSTALNLAEEQIDASAKSYKEGEIDYVAYIQNVEEALRIKQDYLSFLNQSNQLIAQINYQLGNR